One stretch of Equus przewalskii isolate Varuska chromosome 9, EquPr2, whole genome shotgun sequence DNA includes these proteins:
- the LYPD3 gene encoding ly6/PLAUR domain-containing protein 3: MDSAEKAGARAVIWTLGWLLLPLLLQEGAQALECYSCVQKADDGCSPHKMKTVKCPAGVDVCTEAVGAVETIHGQFSVAVRGCGSGLPGKNDRGLDLHGLLAFIQLQQCAQDRCNAKLNLTSRALNPAGNESAYEPNGAECYSCVGLSRQACQGKAPPVVSCYNASDRVYKGCFDGNVTLTAANVTVSLPVRGCVQDEFCTRDGVTGPGFTLSGSCCQGSRCNSDLRNKTYFSPEFPPLVLLPAPKTTTRAPTTSVTTSTPAPTTTTTTTTTTSTAKPTSARASQTPPREGEPETSEEEEESSLPGGAAGHQDRSNKQQYPTEGGAHDNGSATPLAGLAALLLAVAAGTLL; encoded by the exons ATGGACTCCGCCGAGAAAGCAGGCGCCCGGGCTGTGATCTGGACTCTGGGCTGGCTGCTACTGCCGCTGCTACTTCAAGAAG GAGCGCAGGCCCTGGAGTGCTACAGCTGCGTGCAGAAAGCAGATGACGGATGCTCACCGCACAAGATGAAGACGGTGAAGTGCCCGGCCGGCGTGGACGTCTGCACAGAGGCGGTGGGGGCGGTGGAGACCA TTCACGGGCAATTCTCGGTGGCAGTGCGGGGCTGCGGTTCGGGACTCCCCGGCAAGAATGACCGCGGGCTGGACCTTCACGGGCTTCTGGCCTTCATCCAGCTGCAGCAGTGCGCCCAGGACCGTTGCAACGCCAAGCTCAACCTCACCTCGCGGGCGCTCAACCCAGCAG GCAATGAGAGCGCATACGAGCCCAATGGCGCCGAGTGCTACAGCTGCGTGGGGCTGAGCCGCCAGGCCTGCCAGGGTAAGGCGCCGCCCGTCGTGAGCTGCTACAATGCCAGCGACCGCGTCTACAAGGGCTGTTTCGACGGCAACGTCACCTTGACGGCAG CTAATGTGACCGTATCCTTGCCTGTCCGGGGCTGCGTCCAGGATGAGTTCTGTACCCGGGATGGGGTGACAGGCCCAGGGTTCACGCTCAGCGGCTCCTGCTGCCAGGGTTCCCGCTGTAACTCGGACCTCCGCAATAAGACCTACTTCTCCCCTGAGTTCCCGCCGCTTGTCCTGCTGCCCGCTCCTAAGACCACCACTCGGGCTCCAACCACCTCTGTCACCACTTCCACCCCAgccccaaccaccaccaccactaccaccaccaccacctctaccGCCAAACCCACGTCAGCCCGAGCCAGCCAGACTCCTCCACGGGAAGGAGAACCTGAGACctccgaggaggaggaggaatctaGCTTGCCTGGAGGTGCTGCTGGCCACCAGGACCGTAGTAACAAGCAGCAGTACCCCACAGAAGGTGGGGCCCATGATAATGGCTCTGCCACTCCCTTGGCGGGGTTGGCGGCTCTTCTGTTGGCTGTGGCTGCTGGCACCCTGCTCTGA